Within the Corynebacterium afermentans subsp. lipophilum genome, the region CCCATCATCGAGGTCACCCCGATGCGCACGGACCTGTCCCACCTGGCCGACGTGGTCATTGAGGACACCGCCGCCAACGCCCTGCCTGCCCTTTTGGGCTAGTAGTGGTACCGCGCCTGGAGGATCACGAGATCCCCATCCGCAACCATGTACACCAGGCGGTGTTCCTGAGTGATGCGCCTTGACCACGCACCGTCAGCGCCATATTTCAGCGGTTCAGGCTTGCCAATCCCATCAAACGGTGCGCGAAGCGTGTCACGGAGCAGTTGATTTACACGCTTGAGTGTCTTCTTATCGTTGGTTTGCCAATACAGGTAGTCGTCCCACGCATCAGCGGTCCACACCAACCGCATTACCCGTCCAGATCGATGTCGTGTTCAGCAAACTTTCCGTTGAGCGCGTCGTCATAGGACCGTGCGAGTCGGCGCGCATTCTCTCGAGACTTGAACAGGTACGCCGTTTCTACCCATGCCTCGTAATCTTCCGCAGCCATCAAAACGGCGTTCCCGTGACGAGAGACAATCTCAACCGCGTCACGGTCTGTATTCACCCGTTCAATGAGCGGGTACAGCGTTCGTCGTGCCTCAGATGCGCTGATTGACATAGCGCCCTCCTTCATGTGGTACCGCCAAACGGTACCACAATTACTTTCTAGCCCGGAGCACCGTGAAGGTTGTATCCCGCGCGATCTGCTCCACGGATGCGAATCTACGCTCCACCTCGCCGCGGTAACGCAGGTGGGAGTTGTGCACCACATACAGCGCACCGCCGGGTGCGAGTAGGCGCACGGAGGCGTCGAGGAGGTGCTGCACGAGGGTGGCGTCGACGGTGGTGCCGTCGTGGAACGGCGGGTTCAGCGCGATCGTGTCGAAGGACGCATCCGGCAAGCGTGAGCCGGCGTCGTCCCACGTCGCCTCCAACCCGATAGCGCGCGCGGAGAGCACCGCGTCCGCGTCGGCGTCCGTGGCCACGCCGCCCATCCCCCGGGTGACCGAGCCGTTGCCGCAGCCCAGATCGAGCAGGCGACCAGTCTCGGCGGGCAGGCAGGAGCGAAGCAGCTCCCCGCCCCTGTCCGGCTTCGCGCCGGAGAAGACACCGCCGACGGCGACCAGGCCGTCGCCAAGCAATGGCTCATAGACCACCTCCCGTGGGCCGGAGGCGACAAGGCAACGGAACTTGCCGCGGCCAAGCGAGGCTGCAACGCCGGTGAATGATTCGCCAAGCACCGTGTTCATGCTGCGTGCGAGGTGCTTGTTGTTCGCGCCGAGTGCGACCCGCACGTCGTCGAAACCCGCGCCCGCGATGGAACGCGCCAGATAGTCGAGCCGGGCGAGCGACTTGGGCATCTCCCCGACCGCGACCGCGGAACCGGTTGCGCCGGTCAAGAACTCGTCGAGCCGCACATCACCCGCGATCTCGGCGCCCATTGCCGACGCCTCCTGGCTACGCGCGAAGTCCGAGTCCAGAAATAGCACCGGCGCGCCCGTCGCCACCGCCGCGCGGGTGAGATCCAGCGTCGGGTCGTGGCAGATGAGCACCGCCTGGCGGTCCCCCTCCCCCAGACCCTGGGAACTAGATCCTGTCATCGGCCGATTTTTGCCAGCTCCCAGGGTTTGGCTCCCAGGGTATGCAGAAGTAGCGGGCCCAACGAACGCCGAGTCCCCGAACGCCACATCCCAGATCAAGCTATCCAGCGTGCGCAAGGCCTGCGACCTCCCCCACCACGTACACGGCCGGCGCCGCGACGCCCTCGGCCTCCATCACGTCGGCCAAGCTCGCCGCGGTGGCGAAGTACACCCGCTGCGCGTCCGTCTCGCCCTCCTGGATCACGGCGGCGGGCGTCGCACCATCCAAACCGGCCTCCACCAGCGCCGTCGTGATTGCGCGCACGTTGCGCACGCCCATCACCACCACGATCGTGCCGCCGACGCGAGCCAGCGCGCCCCAGTCCACCAGCGACTTCTCGTGTCCCGGCGGCAGGTGCCCGGATACCACCGTGAACGCGTGCGTGACTCCGCGCTGGGTCACCGGCACCGAAGCGGCGGCCGGCACCGACACCGCCGATGTCACGCCCGGCACCACCGAGCACTCCAGCCCAGCGGCAGCGCACGCTTGCAGCTCCTCGAAGCCGCGCCCGAACACGTACGGGTCGCCGCCTTTGAGCCGTACGACATGCTTGCCGGTGCGTCCATAGGCAACCAGCATCTCGTTGATGCGCTCCTGCGCCACCTGCTTCGCGTACGGCAGCTTGGCTACGCCCACGACTTCCTTGCCGGTTAAGTCCAAAAAGCTCTCCAGCTCAGCGGCGGGGCCGAGGTGGTCGGCGAGGATGACGTCGGCAGCCTCGAGTGCGCGCAGTCCGCGGAGAGTCAGCAGGTCCCACGCGCCTGGGCCGCCGCCTACGAGTGTGATGTGGCCGGTAGTCATAGCCAATCAGTTTAGGGTGGAGCCATGAATCACCCCCAGCTCGCCCACACGCTCGCCGAGGCCCTGCCGGAGTTCGCGCACGCAGAGCCCGGCACGAAGTTTGAGAACCCGCAGCTTGTCGCGCTGAACGAGCCGCTTGCAGAGGAACTCGGGCTCGATGTCGCATGGCTCAAGTCTGACGACGGCCTGAGGTTTCTCTCCGGCGCCTCCGGCGGCCACGCCATGGCGTACGCGGCGCATCAGTTCGGTCAGTTCGTGCCATTGCTTGGCGACGGCCGCGCCCTCCTCCTCGGCGACACCGCCGGATATGAGATCCAGCTCAAGGGCTCGGGCCTGACTACGTTTTCGCGCCCGGGCACGGACGGGGTGGGGGCGATCGGGCCGATGCTGCGCGAACACCTCGTCTCCACGTTCATGCATGCGGTCGGCGTGCCCACCACCCGCTCGCTTGCGGTGCTGTCCACCGGCGGCACCGTGATCCGCCAAAACGGCGCGGTCCCGGGCGGCATCGTGGTGCGAGTGGCCAAGAGCCACCTGCGCGTGGGCACGGTGCAATACGCCGCGACACAGTCGGAGGAGCTGACGCGGAAGGTGGTCGAGGCCGCAGGCTTCGACACCGCCGAGGAGATGCTGCGCACCGTCACCCGCCGCCAGTTCGACCTGGTGGCGCACTGGATGCGCCTGGGCTTCGTCCACGGGGTGATGAACACCGACAACGTGGCGCTGTCGGGCGAGACCATCGACTACGGGCCATGCGCGTTCACCGAGCGTTTCGACGGCTCCGCGAGCTTCTCCTCCATCGACCGGCAGCGGCGCTACGCGTTTGGCAACCAGCCCAACATCATCGCCTGGAACATGGCGCGGCTGGCGGAGGCGCTCTATCCCCTCCTCGGCGCGGACAAGGTCGACGAGTACGTCAAATCCGTCCAACCAGCCTGGGACGAGGCGTGGGCGAAGTGGATCGGAAGCGACCACGACGGTCTCAACGCCGCCGCCGACATCACCACCTACAACCGCGAACACGGCATCAACGGTGAGCCCGGCCCCATCTTCATCCCCCGCAACCAGATGCTGCAGGAGGCTATCGACGCCGCCGAACTCCGCGGCGACTACGCCCCGTACAACGAGCTGCTCGCCGCGGTGAGCGACCCGTACAACGAAAAAGCCGGGCCCGAATGGATGGCCCGGCCTGAAGGGCAGCTGCCCTTTGTCACCTTCTGCGGCACATAAGGTGCGCTACAGGGTGTTTTCGTCCGTGTCCAGCCCCAGCGTCTTCTGGGTCCACGCCCACTGTTCGTCGTAGGTGGCCTCGTCGCGCTTGAGGGACTTGCCGTAGGTGGGGAACATTTCGTGGAGCTTGTCGCCCCAGTCGATCATGTGCTCGCCGAAGCAGCGCTCCAAAAGCTCGATCATGGCGGCCGGGGTGATGGACGCACCCGGGGATGCGCCGAGCACGCCGGCGATGGTGCCGTTCTGGTCGTTGACCAGGGCGGTGCCGAACTCCAGGGTGCCGAAGCGCGGGGCGGCGGCCGGCTTGATCACCTGCACGCGCTGGCCGGCGACTACGACCTCCCAGTCCTTGCCGTCTGCTGCCGGGTAGTACTCGTGCAGCATGTCCACCTTACCGTCGAAGTCGCGGAAGACTTCCTGCACCAGGTACTTCACCAGGCCGATGTTGGTGGCGGCCACGCCGAGGTAGGACGGGATGTTGTCCGGGCGGATGGACTTGAACAGGTCCAGGTAGGAGCCTTCCTTGAGGAACTTCGGGCTCCAGCCGCCGTAGGGGCCGAACAGGAGAGATTCCTTGCCGTCGACCACGCGCAGGTCCAGGTGCGGCACGGACATCGGCGGGGCGCCGACCTTGGCCTTGCCGTAGACCTTGGCCTTGTGCTGCTGCACCAGTTCCTGGTTGTCGGTCTTGAGCCACATGCCGGAGATCGGGAAGCCGGCGTAGCCGTGCACCTCGGGCACACCTGCCTTGCGCAGCAGGTCCAGGGCGTAGCCGCCGGCGCCGACGAAGACGAAGCGGGCGCGCACGACCTGCTTGTCGCCGGTGTGGACGTTTTTGACCGTGACCTTCCAGAAGTTGCCCTCACGCTTGATGTTGGTCACTTCGCGGCCGTAGCGGATCTCGGTTCCGTTGCGCTTCGCGGCGTCGAGGAACTGCCCGGTCAGGGAACCGTAGTTGATGTCGGTGCCCACGTCGGTCCAGGAGATGGCCACCGGCTCGGCGTCGAAGTCGCGGCCCTGGGACATCAGCGGCAGCTTCTCCGCGAAGGTTTCGCGGTCATCCGCGAACTGCATGTTGGGGAACATGTGGTTTGCGGAGAGTTTGTCGTAGCGCTTGCGCAGGTAGTTGATCTGGTCTTCGCCCTGTGCGAAGGACACGTGCGGCACGGGGTTGATGAAGGCGCGCGGATCCGTCAGCACACCGTTTTCCACCTGGTAGGACCAGAACTGGCGTGACAGCTGGAACTTCTCGTTGATGTTCATCGCCTTGGAGACATCAATGCGGCCCTTTTTCTCAGGCGTGTAGTTCAGCTCGCACAGCGCGGAGTGGCCGGTGCCAGCGTTGTTGAAGGGGTAGGAGGACTCCTCGGCAGGACCGTCGAGCCGCTCGAAGATCATCTGGGACCAGTCGGGTTCCAGCTCGTGCAGCATCGAGCACAGTGTGGCGCTCATGATGCCGGCGCCGACGTGCAGGATGTCCACCTCGTCCGCGTACTTCTTACCACCGTTGTCAGACATGCGTAGTCATCCTTTGATGTTTATCGACTTTTGGGAGTGATGCCCATATTACGTCCCCTTCCCCGCCAAGGTGCAAAGGCTTGTCGACGACCACAGGTGCCCACCGTCCGCAGAAAAGTATCATCGGCCGCATGAGTGACACCACGCATCAGCTTGATTGGCAACCCGACCCGCTCGGCGACGGATTCGAGCAGGTAGTTCTCCCCCAGGGAAAGGACCCGGATAGTCGAACTCGCGTGGATGCGGTGCTGGTGCGGGACAAGCGCGCGTTGCAAAGCAAAAGCCCCCAAAAGCCCGCGGTGCTGTGGGTGCACGGCATGTCCGACTACTTTTTCCAGTCCCACGTCGCCGACGAGTTCACCCGGCACGGGTACCCGTTTTACGCGCTGGACCTGCGGCGTTGCGGGCGCGCACTGAGGAAGGGTCAGCGCGCCCACTTCGCCCTTGCCATGAGCCGGTATTTCCCCGAGCTCACCCAGACGCTGGAGATCCTCGCCGCGGAGCACGGCTCGGTGGTGGTGCTGGCGCATTCCACCGGCGGGCTGATTGTGCCGCTGTGGGCGGACCACCTGCGCCGCGAGCAGCCTGCCGAGCATCAAAAGCTCGCCGGCATGATCTTGAACAGCCCGTGGTTGGACATGCAGTTTCCGAAGTGGCAGGTGGCCGCGCTCAAACCGGTGTTGAATGTCTTCGGCACGATCTTCCCGTCGCTGCCGCTGCTGCAGCGCGGCGAGGGCACCTACGGAAAGTCCATCCACAAGGACTTCCACGGCGAGTGGGAATTCAATACGCAGTGGAAGCCGATCGACGGGCACCGCAAGTACTTGGGCTGGATCCGGGCGGTGATTAAGGGGCAGGAACAGATCCACGCCGGGGACGTTGACACTGGTGTGCCGACGCTGACGCTGTGTTCTTCGCATTCCTATCTCGGCGAGGAGTACTCCCCCGCTGCCGACACTGCTGACACGGTGCTGGATGTCGACCAGATTCAGCGCTGGGCGCCAACGCTCTCTGACAACGCAGACCTGCAGGTCATCGATGGCGCCCGGCACGACGTGTTCCTGTCCGAGCGCCACGCCCGCGAGGCCGCATTCAAGGCCGTATTCGGGTGGCTCGACGGCCAGGAATTCGCCCAGTAACGTCCATACGCGAAACACACATATATATAGAGGAGAAGACCATGCCCGCTCACAGAAGCGATTTGCAGGACGCCACACACTACGACCTGATCATTGTGGGGACGGGTTCAGGAAACTCCATTCTCACTCCTGACTTCGACGACAAAAACGTCGCGATTGTGGAGAAAGGCGCGTTCGGGGGCACATGCCTCAACGTCGGCTGCATCCCCACCAAGATGTACGTACTTGCCGCAGAGCAGGCGTACGCGGCGCGCGAGGCCGGAAAGCTCGGCATTGATCTGGAGTACAAGGGCGCAGACTGGCCCGGCATTGTCGAGCGCGTCTTTGACAACCGCATCGACCTGATCGCCAAGGGCGGTGAGGATTACCGCCGCAACGGCTGCTCCAACGTCACGGTCTACGACGTGGAAGCGCGCTTCGTCGGCCCCAAGACGCTATTGACCGGCCGCGGCGGGACCGAAGAGCTCATCACCGCCGACACGGTGATCCTTGCCGCCGGCGCCCGCCCGTTCATTCCGGAATGGGCACACGATGTCACATTCCACACCAACGACGACATCATGCGCCTCGAGCGCCAGCCGGAGTCGCTGACCATCGTCGGCGGCGGGTTCATCGCGATGGAGTTCGCGCACGTTTTTGATGCCCTGGGCACCGAGGTAACCATCATCAGCCGCTCACAGTTGCTGCGGCAGCTGGACCAGGACCTCGCGGAGCCGTTCAACAAACTCGCCGACGAGCGCTACACGGTCCACATTGGCCGCACGGTCACTTCCGCTTCCGAGGACAGCGACGGTGTCACGCTCACGCTCGACGACGGCACCACGGTCACCTCCGAAGCCCTCCTGATCGCCACGGGCCGTATCCCCAACAGCGACACCCTCGACGTCACCGCTGCCGAGATCGAAACGCACGAAGACGGACGCGTCGCCGTCGACGAGTTCGGCCGCACCACCGCGGACGGAGTGTGGGCGCTCGGCGACCTGTCTTCGCCATATCAGCTCAAGCACGTGGCCAACGCGGAGCAGCGCGCCGTGACACACAACGTGCTCAAGACGTGGGCAGGTGAAGACGATTCCACGATGGTGCCGATGCCGCACGATCACGTCCCGTCGGCGATCTTCACCCACCCGCAGATCGCGACGGTGGGGATGACCGAGCAAGAAGCTGTGGACGCGGGCTTCGACGTCACGGTGAAGCTGCAAAACTACGGCGACGTGGCATACGGCTGGGGCCTGGAGGACTCCACCGGCGTGGTGAAGCTGGTGGCCGACCGCCAAAGCGGCCAGCTTTTGGGGGCTCACTACATGGGCCCACAGGCATCCACCTTGATCCAGCAAATGGTTACCGTGCTCGCATATGAGCTGGATTTGAGGGACTTCCCGCGGTCTCAGTACTGGATCCACCCGTCGCTGGCAGAGGTGACCGAAAACGCGATCCTCGGCCTCGACCTGACGTTCAAAGAAGTCTAAACCTCTGCTTCACCCCTCTTTCGGGGGAACGCGTAAAAAGGCATGACCTTTTCGGCACACGTGGCGAAAAGAGCACGTGAGAGATATTTGGATTAGCCCAATTTTTTCAGCCAACACCAAGCTTTCCAACCTTTGGATGAACTTTTGAAAATTTTTCAGCGCCAACTTGCATACGGCTGGAAGTGTTCGGCTATTGTCGGTTCAGACACCGGGACCGAGCCCACCGGGCTTGCTATCGGTCCTAGGAGCTCAATGCCCCTGGGATTCTTTGAATTCCACCCGGACGTCGTGCAAGAACTATCAGAGAAGGATTTCGTTTCATGCGTAATTTCCGTAAGGCAGCCCTCGCCGGCGCAACCGCCGTCGCTGTGGCATTCGGCTCCACCGCAGTCGCAACCGCAGCAGAGCAGACTGACGCTGACCAGGCCACCGAGACCGTCACCGTCCAGGAGAAGCCGACCGAGGGCGACGGCTCCCTGTCCTCCCGCATCGGCGCTGGCCTCGAGGGCGATCAGACCGCATACGGCCCGGCCATCTTCGGCTCCTCCAAGGGTTCCGAGGAGGGCGAGAAGGAGACCTACGAGCAGCAGCCGGCATGGGCTAAGGTCTTCCACGCTCTCTCGATCTTCACCGCTGTGTCCGCCCTCGTTGGCCTGGTCGTCGGCCCGGCGTACAACTTCGTCGTCCACGGCCCGTTCAACGCCTAATTGCGGTTTTCCGCGATCTAATCCCCCATTACACCTGAAAGAAGGATTGCAATGCGTAACTTCCGCAACGCTGCTGTCGCAACCGCGACCGCGATCACTCTCGCCGCTTCCGGCACCTCCATCGCACTGGCAGAGACCACCGATGCTGCAGACGCTTCCGACCGCGAGGTGACCCACACCGGCGGCCAGTCCTCCGTGGCATTCCAGGGCACCAAGCAGGAGGGCGACAAGTCCTTCGGCGAGGTCATCTCCGACGGCACCAAGGGCGTCTTCGACGGCAAGGGCTCCTCCCACTACGTCACCAAGAAGGATGCTGAGACCCGTTTCGACATCCGCGACGCCGCTGGCAAGGAGACCAACGTCGAGAACATGCCGCAGTGGGCACGTCTCTGGGTTGACGGCACCATCGTCGCTGGCATCGGCGCCATCGTCGGCCTGGTCATCGCTGGCATCAACTACGCTTCCTACAACGGCTGGATCCAGCTGCCGAACTTCAACTTCTAAGTTGAAAGCTCGCCTGTAGGGCGTAAGCAAAACCCGCTGCATCCGTGCAGCGGGTTTTCTCGTTACTAACTCATATGAAAGCTCCCGCGGGGCAGAGTGGATGCTGCCTCGCGGGAGCTTTCAGCGGTTCTACTCCCCCAGCATGTGCTGCCCGGTGGCGACGTCCGCGTCCGGGATGGTGAGGATCTCATTGCCGTCGTCGGTGATCACGATGGTGTGCTCGAACTGGGCGGTGTACTCCCCGTCGACGTTTTGCACCGTCCAGCCGTCGTCCCACACGCGGTACGGCAGCTCGCCGAGGTTGATCATGGGCTCGATGGTGAGCGTCATACCGGGCTCGAGGATGTCCGTGTAGGCGTCGGAATCGTAGTGCAGCACCACCAGGCCGTTGTGGAAGGTGGTTCCCACACCGTGGCCGGTGAAGTCCGTGACCACGTTGTAGCCGAAGCGCTTGGCGTAGGACTCGATCACGCGGCCGATCACGTTGATCTGGCGGCCGGGCTTCGCCGCCTTGATGCCGCGCATCGTCGCCTGGTAGGTCCTATCCACCAAGTCCTTGTGCTCCTGCGCCACTTCGCCGGCGAAGAACGTGGCGTTGGTGTCGCCGTGCACGCCACTCTTGAAGGCGGTGACGTCGATGTTGACGATGTCGCCTTCCTGGATCACCGTGGTGTCAGGGATGCCGTGGCAGACAATTTCGTTCAGGGAGATGCAGCAGGACTTCGGGTACCCGCGGTAGCCCAGCGTCGACGGGTAGGCACCGTGCTCCACCAAGTAGTCGTGGACGATTCCGTCGATCTCATCGGTGGTTTTGCCCGGGGCCACAGCGGCGCCAGCGAGGGCGAGCGCGTTCGCCGCGATCTTCGAGGCCTCACGCATCGCCTCGATGGTCTCAGCGGTCTGGATCAACGGCTCGCCGACGTTCTCCTGGACCTCGTCCTTCCATGCGTACTCGGGGCGCTCAATGGTCTTTGGCACCTTGCGCTCTGGGGTGGGTTTTCCTGGGGTGAGTAGGCCTCGGTTATTCATGTCCCCAATGGTAGACCTGCGGTCAAACAGGGCCCGAGCATCCCTCAGGGGGAATTACTCGGCCGGAGCGTCCAGGTTCAGCAGCATCCGGTCCGACAGTGCCACAGCGGCCTCAGAACCGCCGCCGAGCACCACCAGGGTGGCGAAGGCGATGTCATCGTCGGCCCGGTAGCCGGTGAACCAGGAATGGGAGCCGCCGTTGATCTCGGCCTCGCCGGTCTTGCCGCGGATATCGCCGCCCGCGGTGAACGCGCTCGCCGTGCCGCCAGGTCCGGTGACCGCAGCCATCATCTGGCGCAGCTCCTCGGCCGCCTGTGGGTCCATCGGCGGGGCTTCGCCGCTCAGCTTCGTCTCCTCACCCTCCACCAGGTACGGCACAGGCAACGAGCCGCGCGCGGCAGCTGCGGACACCAGCGCCATTCCGAACGGACTAGCCAGATCGAGGCCCTGGCCGTAGCCGGCCTCCGTGCGGTCCAGCGGCTCCACGCCCTCCGGGATGGAACCGGTGATGGTCTCCACACCGGGGATTTCCATGTCCAAGCCCAAACCGAACTGCTTGCCAATGTCCTGCAACTCGCCGGGCGCCAGTTTCGTGGATATGTCCGCGAACGTGGTGTTGCACGAGCGCGCGAACGCGGTCTCCAACGGCACGGTGCCCATACCGAAGCCCGCGTAGTTGGTGACGGTACGTCCGTAGATGTTCATCGTGCCGGGACACGGCACCGGCGAACCAGGGATAAGCCCCTGTTTTGTCAGCCCGGCAAAGGCGGTGAGGACCTTAAACGTCGAGCCCGGCGGGTACTGGCCCATCGTCGCCAGGTTGCCGCCGGCGTCCGCGGCCGGTGTCTGCGCAATGGCCAGGATTCCGCCTGTGGACGGCCGAATGGCCACGATCATGGCCTGCTGGCCGGCAACAGGCTCCAAGGCCATCTCCGCGGCGCGCTGGATGCGGTGATCCAGGCTGATGTGCACCGCCGGAGCCGGTGCGGCGTCCTGGCGTTTGATCTCCTCGTAGGAGGCGCCGTTTTCGTTGACCACGTCGACGCTCCAGCCGGTATCGCCCTGCAGGTCGTCGCGCACCAGCTCGCCCACGCGCGCCATGATGTCGGGCGCAAACTCCGGTTGCGCATTGACCATCGCGGCCTCCTCGTTGAGCCGCACGCCGGGCTCACCGGCCAGTGCAGCCTCGAACGCGTCTTTGGCGGGCGCAGGCACCACCGCAATGGAGTATGTGCCGGAGGCGTCCTGTAGCTCCTTAGCTACCTCCTCCTCGTCACGCAGGGGCACGCCGCGATCCACCTCGTGGGCTTTCGCAAGTGCTGCGCTGATACCGGCGGCCGCTGCCCCGACGCTGCGCATTTCCTCCGTGTCCACCAGCACGCGGTACGCGGTGCCGGGCTTGAGCAGCTCCACCCCGTCGGAGGAGACCACGCTCGCCTGCGACGGCGCCACTGCGCGCAGCTCCAAGTGCTGGTTCGCGCCCAGCCGCGGGTGCAGCACAGACGGCTGCCAGCGCACGTTCCATTCGTTGCCGCTCTGCGTCAGCGTCATCTGCGCCTGGTACGTCAGATCCCGCTCTCCAGGCAGGTCCCAGCGCAGCTCGTACGTGGCTGTGGCCAGGTTGTCGTCCTGGGTGACGTCGATAAGCGAGGCGTTCAAGCCCTCCGCCTGCAGCCCACCCCACGTGTCGTTCAGGGAGGTTTCGGCGGCGGAGGCATCGTCGATAAGCGAAGAGTTCACCTCGCGCTTCTCCAGCGCGCTGAGAAAATCGGAGGCGGCGGGTTCGGCGTCGTTGGGGCGCGGGGTGCAACTGCTTATCGACGCCGCCAGCGCCACCACCGCAACCCCCGCGACACGGCGACGCAGCATGCTAGTGGGTGACCTTGACCTCGGCCTTAGCGCCTGCGACCTCCTCGAGGCCCTCCTCTTCGGCGATGCGCTGCGCGTAATCAATGAGCGTTTCCACGATCTTGGACTCCGGCACGGTCTCCACGACCTCACCCTTGACAAAGATCTGGCCCTTGCCGTTGCCGGACGCCACACCGAGGTCGGCGTCGCGCGCCTCGCCCGGACCGTTGACAACGCAGCCCATCACGGCAACGCGCAGCGGGAACTCCATGCCGTCCAGGCCAGCAGTGACCTCCTCGGCGAGCTTGTACACATCCACCTGGGCGCGGCCGCAGGACGGGCAAGAGACGATCTCCAGCTTGCGCGGGCGCAGGTTCATCGACTGCAGGATCTGGTCGCCGACCTTGATCTCCTCCACCGGATCCGCGGACAGGGACACGCGGATGGTGTCGCCGATGCCCTGCGAGAGCAGCGCGCCGAAGGCCACGGAGGACTTAATCGTGCCCATGAATTTCGGGCCCGCCTCGGTCACGCCGAGGTGCAGC harbors:
- a CDS encoding Txe/YoeB family addiction module toxin, encoding MRLVWTADAWDDYLYWQTNDKKTLKRVNQLLRDTLRAPFDGIGKPEPLKYGADGAWSRRITQEHRLVYMVADGDLVILQARYHY
- a CDS encoding type II toxin-antitoxin system Phd/YefM family antitoxin, with protein sequence MSISASEARRTLYPLIERVNTDRDAVEIVSRHGNAVLMAAEDYEAWVETAYLFKSRENARRLARSYDDALNGKFAEHDIDLDG
- a CDS encoding class I SAM-dependent methyltransferase; the encoded protein is MTGSSSQGLGEGDRQAVLICHDPTLDLTRAAVATGAPVLFLDSDFARSQEASAMGAEIAGDVRLDEFLTGATGSAVAVGEMPKSLARLDYLARSIAGAGFDDVRVALGANNKHLARSMNTVLGESFTGVAASLGRGKFRCLVASGPREVVYEPLLGDGLVAVGGVFSGAKPDRGGELLRSCLPAETGRLLDLGCGNGSVTRGMGGVATDADADAVLSARAIGLEATWDDAGSRLPDASFDTIALNPPFHDGTTVDATLVQHLLDASVRLLAPGGALYVVHNSHLRYRGEVERRFASVEQIARDTTFTVLRARK
- the cobA gene encoding uroporphyrinogen-III C-methyltransferase; amino-acid sequence: MTTGHITLVGGGPGAWDLLTLRGLRALEAADVILADHLGPAAELESFLDLTGKEVVGVAKLPYAKQVAQERINEMLVAYGRTGKHVVRLKGGDPYVFGRGFEELQACAAAGLECSVVPGVTSAVSVPAAASVPVTQRGVTHAFTVVSGHLPPGHEKSLVDWGALARVGGTIVVVMGVRNVRAITTALVEAGLDGATPAAVIQEGETDAQRVYFATAASLADVMEAEGVAAPAVYVVGEVAGLAHAG
- a CDS encoding protein adenylyltransferase SelO family protein, which produces MNHPQLAHTLAEALPEFAHAEPGTKFENPQLVALNEPLAEELGLDVAWLKSDDGLRFLSGASGGHAMAYAAHQFGQFVPLLGDGRALLLGDTAGYEIQLKGSGLTTFSRPGTDGVGAIGPMLREHLVSTFMHAVGVPTTRSLAVLSTGGTVIRQNGAVPGGIVVRVAKSHLRVGTVQYAATQSEELTRKVVEAAGFDTAEEMLRTVTRRQFDLVAHWMRLGFVHGVMNTDNVALSGETIDYGPCAFTERFDGSASFSSIDRQRRYAFGNQPNIIAWNMARLAEALYPLLGADKVDEYVKSVQPAWDEAWAKWIGSDHDGLNAAADITTYNREHGINGEPGPIFIPRNQMLQEAIDAAELRGDYAPYNELLAAVSDPYNEKAGPEWMARPEGQLPFVTFCGT
- the mqo gene encoding malate dehydrogenase (quinone) yields the protein MSDNGGKKYADEVDILHVGAGIMSATLCSMLHELEPDWSQMIFERLDGPAEESSYPFNNAGTGHSALCELNYTPEKKGRIDVSKAMNINEKFQLSRQFWSYQVENGVLTDPRAFINPVPHVSFAQGEDQINYLRKRYDKLSANHMFPNMQFADDRETFAEKLPLMSQGRDFDAEPVAISWTDVGTDINYGSLTGQFLDAAKRNGTEIRYGREVTNIKREGNFWKVTVKNVHTGDKQVVRARFVFVGAGGYALDLLRKAGVPEVHGYAGFPISGMWLKTDNQELVQQHKAKVYGKAKVGAPPMSVPHLDLRVVDGKESLLFGPYGGWSPKFLKEGSYLDLFKSIRPDNIPSYLGVAATNIGLVKYLVQEVFRDFDGKVDMLHEYYPAADGKDWEVVVAGQRVQVIKPAAAPRFGTLEFGTALVNDQNGTIAGVLGASPGASITPAAMIELLERCFGEHMIDWGDKLHEMFPTYGKSLKRDEATYDEQWAWTQKTLGLDTDENTL
- a CDS encoding alpha/beta hydrolase, translating into MSDTTHQLDWQPDPLGDGFEQVVLPQGKDPDSRTRVDAVLVRDKRALQSKSPQKPAVLWVHGMSDYFFQSHVADEFTRHGYPFYALDLRRCGRALRKGQRAHFALAMSRYFPELTQTLEILAAEHGSVVVLAHSTGGLIVPLWADHLRREQPAEHQKLAGMILNSPWLDMQFPKWQVAALKPVLNVFGTIFPSLPLLQRGEGTYGKSIHKDFHGEWEFNTQWKPIDGHRKYLGWIRAVIKGQEQIHAGDVDTGVPTLTLCSSHSYLGEEYSPAADTADTVLDVDQIQRWAPTLSDNADLQVIDGARHDVFLSERHAREAAFKAVFGWLDGQEFAQ
- the mtr gene encoding mycothione reductase; the encoded protein is MPAHRSDLQDATHYDLIIVGTGSGNSILTPDFDDKNVAIVEKGAFGGTCLNVGCIPTKMYVLAAEQAYAAREAGKLGIDLEYKGADWPGIVERVFDNRIDLIAKGGEDYRRNGCSNVTVYDVEARFVGPKTLLTGRGGTEELITADTVILAAGARPFIPEWAHDVTFHTNDDIMRLERQPESLTIVGGGFIAMEFAHVFDALGTEVTIISRSQLLRQLDQDLAEPFNKLADERYTVHIGRTVTSASEDSDGVTLTLDDGTTVTSEALLIATGRIPNSDTLDVTAAEIETHEDGRVAVDEFGRTTADGVWALGDLSSPYQLKHVANAEQRAVTHNVLKTWAGEDDSTMVPMPHDHVPSAIFTHPQIATVGMTEQEAVDAGFDVTVKLQNYGDVAYGWGLEDSTGVVKLVADRQSGQLLGAHYMGPQASTLIQQMVTVLAYELDLRDFPRSQYWIHPSLAEVTENAILGLDLTFKEV
- the map gene encoding type I methionyl aminopeptidase; translated protein: MNNRGLLTPGKPTPERKVPKTIERPEYAWKDEVQENVGEPLIQTAETIEAMREASKIAANALALAGAAVAPGKTTDEIDGIVHDYLVEHGAYPSTLGYRGYPKSCCISLNEIVCHGIPDTTVIQEGDIVNIDVTAFKSGVHGDTNATFFAGEVAQEHKDLVDRTYQATMRGIKAAKPGRQINVIGRVIESYAKRFGYNVVTDFTGHGVGTTFHNGLVVLHYDSDAYTDILEPGMTLTIEPMINLGELPYRVWDDGWTVQNVDGEYTAQFEHTIVITDDGNEILTIPDADVATGQHMLGE